Proteins from a single region of Haloterrigena alkaliphila:
- a CDS encoding DEAD/DEAH box helicase, translating into MTRPQDERTTSTPITLRYEDGTVRIDGLEGATLTAVRESIPELEADPRTDGWRVPAFRYAVLRAALRDAGVDADRIDDRVLAIESLPALDSAYELRAYQREALEDWLETDRWHGEANNDFVSPKRAPAGVLELPTGSGKTVIALKAIERLSTPTLVVVPTIDLLEQWQRELEREFKRPIGRFGGGEQRLEPITVSTYDSAYLKADSVGDRFGLVVFDEVHHLGGEGYREIARLLAAPARLGLTATFERPDGAHEVVEEIVGPLVHRVDVDELAGDHLASYDVKRLEVSLTANERETYERNQEVFTDYLARSGIEMRSGSDYQELVKRSGNDPEAREALLARQRAREIMFGSAAKLEALEGILDDHRGERTIVFTAHNDLAYDVSERFLIPTITHQTGTAERREILERFREGTYSRIATSNVLDEGVDVPDASVAVVLSGSGSEREFVQRLGRILRPKEDGRRAILYEIISENTGEERIAGRRRDY; encoded by the coding sequence CGCGAGTCGATCCCGGAACTCGAGGCCGATCCGCGAACCGACGGCTGGCGGGTACCCGCCTTCCGCTACGCCGTTCTCCGGGCGGCCCTGCGAGACGCCGGCGTCGACGCCGACCGGATCGACGACCGCGTGCTCGCGATCGAGTCCCTGCCGGCCCTCGACTCGGCGTACGAACTCCGCGCGTACCAGCGCGAGGCCCTGGAGGACTGGCTGGAGACCGATCGCTGGCACGGCGAGGCCAACAATGATTTCGTCTCACCGAAACGCGCCCCGGCCGGCGTCCTCGAGCTCCCGACCGGTAGCGGCAAGACCGTCATCGCCCTGAAGGCGATCGAACGGCTCTCGACGCCGACGCTCGTGGTCGTCCCGACGATCGATCTGCTCGAGCAGTGGCAGCGGGAACTCGAGCGCGAGTTCAAGAGGCCCATCGGACGCTTCGGCGGCGGCGAACAGCGCCTCGAGCCGATCACCGTCTCGACGTACGACTCGGCGTACCTGAAGGCCGATTCGGTGGGCGACCGGTTCGGCCTCGTCGTCTTCGACGAGGTCCACCACCTCGGCGGCGAAGGCTACCGCGAGATCGCTCGCTTACTCGCCGCACCCGCTCGCCTTGGATTGACGGCGACGTTCGAGCGCCCCGACGGCGCCCACGAGGTCGTCGAGGAAATCGTCGGACCGCTCGTCCACCGCGTCGACGTCGACGAGTTGGCGGGCGACCACCTCGCGTCCTACGACGTGAAGCGACTCGAGGTGTCGCTGACGGCCAACGAACGTGAGACCTACGAGCGCAATCAGGAGGTCTTCACCGACTACCTCGCGCGCTCGGGCATCGAGATGCGCAGCGGGTCGGACTACCAGGAACTGGTCAAGCGCTCCGGGAACGACCCCGAGGCCCGCGAGGCGCTGCTCGCACGCCAGCGCGCACGCGAGATCATGTTTGGCAGCGCGGCCAAACTCGAGGCCCTCGAGGGGATCCTCGACGACCACCGCGGCGAGCGCACGATCGTGTTCACGGCCCACAACGACCTCGCGTACGACGTCAGCGAGCGGTTTCTGATCCCGACGATCACCCACCAGACCGGGACGGCGGAGCGACGGGAGATCCTCGAGCGCTTCCGCGAGGGGACCTATAGCCGGATCGCGACTTCGAACGTGCTCGACGAGGGGGTCGACGTCCCCGACGCGTCGGTGGCAGTCGTCCTCTCGGGCAGCGGCAGCGAGCGGGAGTTCGTCCAGCGGCTGGGGCGGATTCTGCGACCCAAGGAAGACGGCCGACGTGCAATCCTCTACGAGATTATCTCCGAAAACACCGGTGAAGAGCGGATCGCGGGACGCCGTCGCGACTACTGA
- a CDS encoding ribbon-helix-helix domain-containing protein: MARNSSPDGVVADPNHSRAENGRTLERVTFRATDEQLAALESLVDDGVYHSRSEALRAGVQRLLERHRRTDGDRSDASARSRTNQ, translated from the coding sequence ATGGCGCGTAATTCGTCGCCCGACGGCGTCGTGGCCGACCCGAACCACTCCCGCGCGGAGAACGGCCGGACGCTCGAGCGAGTCACGTTCCGGGCCACCGACGAACAGCTCGCGGCGCTCGAGTCGCTCGTCGACGACGGCGTCTACCACTCCCGGAGCGAGGCGCTCCGGGCCGGCGTGCAACGGCTCCTCGAGCGACACCGTCGGACCGACGGCGACCGCAGCGATGCGTCCGCCCGTTCTCGAACGAATCAGTAG
- a CDS encoding S1C family serine protease: MDSEGTVSRRRLLCAIPVAGSVAVAGCSDDGDETEPTETGSETETTEPTPDPPNVQQQIFQRDKAAIVSVQHIVDGSVTWPSARWVDTVDQDLLGVWRSDGDEYAYFSDDREFALEGPNYSYSGEYARRDDYLYLDYESGGTEEWQYSVQTDASLPVLDLYFDGTHRIRYEREEIEADERGPVPVADDLIVVPEPNGSTKQESVRSGGTGSGFIVSPDGYVVTNAHVVGAHQNAEERLYRRFAIDERDSLRQDLASDESLSDTERERIEDILFDEAMAYYEEYAGVEGISEAVNVLNGRATPEDDLEVESWAATVETEGTVYKNTGGEPSMGRDIAVLSVSGENLPTVTLGDATDVGTGEDLFVIGYPDIGIGEFFENRDTVLEPTMTTGIVSSRRTLNTGIDSIQTDAAINSGNSGGPMYNSDGEVVGVATFSPIDVQIQDIQFGLPIEIAKGFLNTLGVENTAGEMQLAYEDGLEAYWRGDCETSTAKMETVLDLYPDHPLAGDFVSDCENGEAPGQ, translated from the coding sequence ATGGATAGCGAAGGCACCGTGAGTCGGCGACGGCTGTTGTGTGCAATTCCAGTAGCGGGGAGCGTCGCAGTTGCCGGCTGTTCCGACGACGGAGACGAGACCGAACCGACGGAAACCGGGTCGGAGACGGAAACCACCGAACCGACGCCCGATCCGCCGAACGTCCAGCAACAGATCTTCCAGCGGGACAAGGCCGCCATCGTTAGCGTCCAGCACATCGTCGACGGGTCAGTGACGTGGCCCTCGGCTAGGTGGGTCGATACCGTCGATCAGGACCTCCTCGGCGTCTGGCGGTCCGACGGTGACGAGTACGCCTATTTCTCGGATGATCGCGAATTCGCGCTCGAGGGACCGAACTACAGCTATTCCGGGGAGTATGCGAGACGGGACGACTATCTGTATCTCGATTATGAGTCGGGGGGTACGGAGGAGTGGCAGTACTCCGTCCAAACGGACGCGTCGCTACCGGTTCTGGACCTCTACTTCGACGGAACCCACCGGATCAGATACGAACGCGAGGAAATCGAGGCCGACGAACGAGGTCCCGTTCCGGTGGCCGATGATCTGATTGTCGTCCCCGAACCGAACGGCTCGACGAAACAAGAATCGGTCCGAAGCGGCGGGACGGGATCGGGCTTTATCGTCTCGCCCGATGGCTACGTGGTTACGAACGCACACGTTGTCGGAGCCCACCAGAACGCAGAAGAACGACTCTATCGGCGATTCGCGATCGACGAGCGCGACTCGCTTCGGCAGGACCTGGCTTCCGACGAGAGCCTGAGTGACACGGAGCGAGAGCGGATCGAAGATATCCTGTTCGACGAGGCCATGGCGTACTACGAGGAGTACGCCGGCGTGGAAGGCATCTCCGAGGCGGTGAACGTCCTGAACGGTCGTGCGACACCCGAAGACGACCTCGAGGTCGAGAGCTGGGCGGCGACCGTCGAGACCGAGGGGACGGTCTACAAGAACACCGGCGGAGAGCCGTCCATGGGCCGTGATATCGCCGTCCTGAGCGTCAGCGGAGAGAACCTTCCGACGGTGACGCTCGGAGACGCGACCGATGTCGGGACTGGCGAGGACCTCTTCGTCATTGGCTACCCCGATATCGGAATCGGCGAATTCTTCGAGAATCGAGACACCGTCCTCGAGCCGACGATGACCACTGGCATCGTCAGTTCGCGGCGGACGCTCAATACCGGCATCGATTCGATTCAGACCGACGCGGCGATCAACAGCGGCAACAGCGGCGGTCCCATGTACAACAGCGACGGCGAGGTCGTCGGCGTTGCGACGTTCAGCCCGATCGACGTCCAGATCCAGGACATCCAGTTCGGGCTGCCGATAGAGATCGCGAAGGGGTTCCTGAACACGCTCGGGGTTGAGAACACCGCCGGAGAGATGCAACTCGCCTACGAGGACGGCCTCGAGGCCTACTGGCGAGGCGACTGCGAGACCTCGACGGCGAAGATGGAGACCGTTCTGGACCTGTATCCCGACCATCCGCTGGCCGGAGACTTCGTCTCGGACTGTGAGAACGGCGAGGCGCCCGGACAGTAA